The DNA segment CTTCGACACGCTGAAGGAGTACGCCTTCGTCGTTGGTAAGGACAAGCCGGAGATTTCCCTTCCGTGAGGTGAGATGAGATGCAGATCAACAGAGAGGCTATCCTTGCAGACTGGGAAGCTCACCCGATGAGGAAGCCCAGGATTGCCAAGGTCACCATAAACATTGGAGTTGGCGAGAGTGGTGAGCGCTTAACTAAGGCTGAGAAGATGCTTGAGCAGCTTGTGGGCCAGAAGCCGATAAGGAGGCGCGCGAAGCAGACCAACAAGGACTTTGGAATCAGGCGCGGAGAGCCTATCGCCGTGAAGGTCACCCTGAGGGGCAAGAAAGCTGAGGAGATGCTCAAGAGACTCCTTGCTGCGGTTGACAA comes from the Thermococcus thioreducens genome and includes:
- a CDS encoding 50S ribosomal protein L5, with amino-acid sequence MQINREAILADWEAHPMRKPRIAKVTINIGVGESGERLTKAEKMLEQLVGQKPIRRRAKQTNKDFGIRRGEPIAVKVTLRGKKAEEMLKRLLAAVDNKLKASNFDEHGNFCFGIDEHINIPGVEYDPEIGIFGMDVCVTLERPGFRVAKRKRQRKKIPNRHKLTKEEGIVFAMEEFKVAVEGL